One Halobacterium sp. DL1 DNA window includes the following coding sequences:
- a CDS encoding haloacid dehalogenase, translating to MTFDADRVTTVTFDSYSTLVDVDAAEAALADRVSDPEPVSKLWRARSLEYTFVANQIDAYQPFYEMNRDALQYALDAFGVDLPDDERDEILAVYHELDVFDDVRDAIERLRDGGYDCYVVSNGNPEMLSSMVEHADIADLVEDTVSADEVRTFKPAPEIYRHAAARTGTPIDRIAHATAGWFDVQGAAHAGMQGVWVDRSGAPWEPFDGEPDLVVEDLRELADAMGV from the coding sequence ATGACGTTCGACGCCGACCGCGTGACGACCGTCACGTTCGACTCCTACAGCACGCTCGTCGACGTGGACGCCGCCGAGGCCGCCCTCGCCGACCGGGTGTCCGACCCGGAACCGGTCTCCAAACTCTGGCGCGCGCGGTCGCTGGAGTACACGTTCGTCGCGAACCAGATCGACGCCTACCAGCCGTTCTACGAGATGAACCGGGACGCGCTCCAGTACGCCCTCGACGCCTTCGGCGTGGACCTCCCGGATGACGAACGCGACGAGATACTCGCCGTCTACCACGAACTCGACGTCTTCGACGACGTCCGCGACGCCATCGAACGGCTCCGGGACGGCGGCTACGACTGCTACGTCGTCTCCAACGGCAACCCCGAGATGCTCTCCTCGATGGTCGAACACGCCGACATCGCGGATCTCGTCGAGGACACCGTCAGCGCCGACGAGGTGCGGACGTTCAAGCCCGCTCCCGAGATATACCGCCACGCCGCCGCCCGGACGGGCACGCCTATCGACCGGATAGCCCACGCGACCGCCGGCTGGTTCGACGTCCAGGGCGCCGCCCACGCCGGAATGCAGGGCGTCTGGGTCGACCGGAGCGGCGCACCCTGGGAGCCGTTCGACGGCGAACCGGACCTGGTCGTCGAGGACCTCCGCGAACTGGCCGACGCGATGGGCGTCTGA
- a CDS encoding AsnC family transcriptional regulator — MAPRATVSDEWVDNEKVKRILKEHLDETDYRIYKALNEDGRMSDTEIGERVGLSRTAARRRRKKLQDEGLVDIIGVLVMQEAELAYADVFVTLDSSVGVGELDAFVEEVKDEELIYEIEEYMGKYDLLLRVWHASLSDVKTYLRSMLQDHEAVESYETIPVTKTHKAWHKTFSNGTD, encoded by the coding sequence ATGGCTCCCCGGGCGACGGTCAGCGACGAGTGGGTCGACAACGAGAAGGTCAAGCGGATTCTCAAAGAGCACCTCGACGAGACCGACTACCGTATCTACAAGGCGCTCAACGAGGACGGCCGGATGTCCGACACGGAGATCGGTGAGCGCGTCGGCCTGTCGCGGACGGCTGCGCGGCGGCGCCGGAAGAAACTGCAGGACGAGGGGCTCGTCGACATCATCGGCGTCCTCGTCATGCAGGAGGCCGAACTCGCGTACGCCGACGTCTTCGTCACCCTCGACTCCAGCGTCGGCGTGGGAGAACTGGACGCGTTCGTCGAGGAGGTCAAAGACGAGGAGCTCATCTACGAGATAGAGGAGTACATGGGGAAGTACGACCTGCTCCTGCGGGTGTGGCACGCGTCGCTCTCGGACGTGAAGACGTACCTCCGGTCGATGCTCCAGGACCACGAGGCCGTCGAAAGCTACGAGACGATTCCGGTGACGAAGACCCACAAAGCCTGGCACAAGACGTTCTCGAACGGCACCGACTGA
- a CDS encoding cupin, which yields MSDDAVELTVLDDVWAESSGSPLTLFESDDPEAEAGSYVIQPGERVPEEGWTSHEGDELSVILEGEVTLVTPDAKYTVSAGTLSVIPAGVEHYSVNETETPTKLVYTAVGGL from the coding sequence GTGAGCGACGACGCCGTCGAACTCACCGTCCTCGACGACGTCTGGGCGGAGAGTAGCGGGAGTCCACTCACGCTGTTCGAGTCCGACGACCCCGAGGCCGAAGCCGGCTCGTACGTCATCCAGCCGGGCGAACGCGTCCCCGAAGAGGGGTGGACGAGCCACGAGGGCGACGAACTGTCGGTCATCCTCGAGGGGGAGGTCACGCTCGTCACGCCGGACGCGAAGTACACGGTCTCTGCCGGCACGCTCTCCGTCATCCCGGCGGGCGTCGAGCATTACAGCGTCAACGAGACGGAGACGCCCACGAAACTCGTCTACACGGCCGTGGGCGGGCTGTAG